The DNA window AAACAGTCGCTTGTTGATCTATTTATGGATTAGTTACGGTCTTTTATAAAACTTTAATGGTGCGTGTTCTGTACATTAATGATATATCTTAACGGTACATTCACGGTGTTTTATAATAATTTGATGACATGTTCATGTTTTTATAGTACTATTATGATCTTTTATAGTTAgtgttttttagattttttactgttattttcatatttttataaatcCTTTGTGGTACTTTGGTGGCAAAATAATACTTCTTTTATTTTATGGTTCGTACAATGTATTTAAGGTACTTTAATGGTATTTTATGGTTATTTAGTGGTACTTTTAATATTAGTTATAATGTACCTATACCTGCATGGCATTCTACTAATACCTTTATGGTACGATTTTTTGTATTCGAGCAGCAGATAAACAAGCcgaaattgttgattttttgtgCTTTGCCTTACCACCAACGAATGCTAATCAGATAATTATTACATTTACCGGTTTTGTTTTTTTACCACATCTTCTGAAGATTTTCTTTCGTAGGCCCTTTGGCAAAGCTAAACGATTATTCCAATAGAAGAAGCTGATTCTGGACTCAAACTCTACTTTTTGCACAACGCATAACACTAGACAGGACCAGAGAAATggacgaaagactgtcacacaTAATGTACCTACCACACAGTCTTACATTTTCCAGGAAGGCCAGGCCGATTGACAAAAAAGGTTATCTTCTTGTTCCGAACTGCTTGCAATTTTTTTAGCAACATTTATCAGGACCTAAGTTTATTTGTAGTGTGTCATCACGAAAGGTGGATTGTTGAACCTTTTGCGTTTAGCTATAATGTTAGATGCcattaaaaaattctcagcaACAAATTAGTAGCATTTTACTGAAACTAATAGGTTTCCTATGCCATAAATTCTGGCATTTTTCCCTTCAGTTTCAAACTTTTATTGCTTTAAAATTACCCCTTTGCTTACACTTCAAACCACGGCTTACTTCGATTTCCGCTCGGGATCATAATTCTGTATGGTGGCAAACCTTCCCGTTACCAAACCCACGACTTGCTACGATCGAATCCTAGCACGAAAGGcaagaaaaaacaaaaacacaaaCAGCCTTTTTATCTTTATTTGAGATTAATAGCAGAAATCCATCTCGTGTTTTCTCTTTCCCACAGCAAAACCGATGGACGGAAGAACAGTATCTCTCATTTTCAACCACAGAAAAGCAAAGAGACTGCTTTTATCATATTTCCATAAATTTTCCACTTTTGTTTCGGTGTCGACTTGCGACTGCGCGCTGTTGTTTTTCCAACGTTGACTATTGCTACTGATGCTGGGAGAAACCGAGGTTATCGTAATCTTCCCGGGCCGAACGGGTTTTAGCAGAACGTAAAGCAGATGCCCTTTCTGGCTTCTGTCTCGTCGTAAAACTAAACGGTCGATGTTTTGTGAGTGGGGGGTGGAAATACGAAATGCAGAAAATGACACGGGCTTCAGAAAATATATGGAAGAAATTTGACTGATTTTGGCATGTTTTCTAAGGaatcaaaaaacacaaatttagtaatacattttttattttaaaattcgtAATTTATAATACAAATCATCTTCCAATTGACTACAATCACTACCTCACATACACCCACAACTCTTCACCACCATATTCTTATACTTCTTCAAATTAATATTCGCATCGTCGATGTGATACAGAACCGAAATAGGATTCAGCTTTGTCGGCGCACAGCATGGTTTCGGAACCCGTCCCGGGCTGATCGAGTGGACCAAGCTCTGAATCAGTGCATGGTTCGTGGCATTCATCTGTGCATTCAGCGGAAAACTGCACTCACCATGGCAGAAGAACGCTCCGAACCCATCCGGTGCGATGATCCAATCCTGCCAGTGAAGATCCCGAAAACTAACGTACAGCGTATGAATTTGACAACTTTTCTCCCGTTGGGTCCACCGCTCTAGGAAGGGGTTCTTTGGCCGAACCGTCTTTTTCGCTACCTTAACCACACTCCGCTTCGATCGACCGGAATGGGTGATCGGTTTCACCAGCTCTTTAGCTTTGCAATAGCTCACCAGAAATGGTTGATAGCGACCGAACTTGTTGGACAGAATAAGACCCAGATCCTGCGGTCGTACATTCTTCTGGGGACTTTCGGTGTACAGAGCATCCACGAAGATACCTTTATTTCCGATGCCGTTGGCCATCCAACGAACCATCGCATCCGTCACATTAATCTCCAGCCAACCCTCGTAATTGTGCTGTACGGTCTGATCAGCCAGAAACTCCATGGTATGCTCGCCCCGCTTGGGATCGTACTCTCGAATAATCGACGCCCGTACCGTGATCGATCTCCCACTGGTGATCGCATTCCACCGATCGACAGTAGAGTTCTTATAGATCCTCAAGCTCGCGTACACGACCATCCCACTGTCCCGCCCGGTCTCGCTAGTATCGAACCACAACCGTTCGCCGTACCGTCGATGCCGAATCTTTGGCATATTTCGGTGTCCTTTGTTCAGAAACGACATGATCACATCACTTTCCTCGATCGCTCGCTCATCAGCGATCGTAAATAGACTCCGACTGTAGAAACCACCTTCACcaacaccaccaccaccacttcTTTTCTGCCGCGTCTTCCCCCGACCACCACCGCCCTCCTCCGAAAACTTATGATATATGTTCAGCAGAAATTGCGGTGCCGATTTCCTCAGCGACGGATGAATGTGCTTTTCGTTGGGCCGATCCGGCAGACCGAGCAGTTCCAAAATTTCGTGTTCAATTTCCTGCCGATCGTGCAGGGTTACGGTTTTCTCGCGAACCGTTTGATTCAGACCGTTGTCGATGTAGAAACCGGTTGCCGATGAGAATGCGGCGACCGGTTGTACCGCTGCAACTGCGGCAGCGGCTAACAGGACGAGGATAAACAACATTTTCACACACAAGGATCACGGACTGGACTGATGCAGGTTCGGTTTAGGACGAAGGCATTTATACATAGTAAAGAGAATCGAGAGTTTCGAAATGAGCCCAGCACTAGTGACCGAAAGGGAGGTaaagaaaaggaaaaataaaCAGCAATAGGTTTACCGCCGTGTTGGCGTCTTTGGTGGTTCAGGCTTACCTACGAAGCGTACATTCTTTACCTACAACAGGCACAGTGGTTGCCAATTCTTTTTCATCCTCTATTCTGTTTCCGATGTTGTTTATGGATGTTAATTACGTGTTTCGGTCTAGAGGAGAAAAAACGGCATGCTCCGGCAACGAAACAGGTAGCCTTTATTAGAATGGTATTTGGCTAAATAGAGTTATCTAACTGAGTTGGTATTGacccgttttgacgtttgaatttaGATGAAAACAACccgttttaggccaatttggAGACAAACGGGCTACTTCTGAACTTAAGAGGAGGGCGGTCGAATAACAATGCAAGGTCTctgtgtgcgtattttaaacggaAGCTCTACCAATTTGTATCTGAACGCTTATGTGAATTTAGTATAATTAGGCCATTAGGGTAATTGGAATAAAGAATAAAACTCAATAAATGTTCAGGTTCACATACATCGATTGTACTCCACTTTCCAAATGAAGCAAATTTATTTGAGCACAAAAGCATCAAAGTTCTAGAATTTGTCACAAATATTTTATCAACCTAACATCTAGATTAAGACACCTGTGCAATggtaattctatttaaaaaaagttttattaatttcactTTCTCGATTGAGCCTACCAGCAAGATGTGCCACGACTGTTTTATTTCTGACAAACTTGCGAATCAAAAATTGCCGAGATGACAGCGCATACAATTCCGAATAAAATGGGAAACGTGACCATAAAACAATAAGCTGACGCTATGAAAGTAGAggcttcttttttttatttagaatcaatggaaaaaaaatatttttaatgacaatgcataaaaaataatatttaaaccATTCAACTTATTTTAGCGATAAAAATAAAGGCCAGCACATTTCTGTTCTGTAAAAAATTTACTTAATAAAGTAATAAAACTTTACAAGTCTCTTTAAATTGTGTTTGGTATTATACCGTCTTCAATAAAGAAtcttaagaaaatgaaaaaatagagCGAGAAAATAAAGCTAGGCAAACTCCTATAAGCTTCATTCACAGTTCGCTAGTCGAATGAGCAGCTTGTTGCTGCACGGTCAGACGGTGAAGTACTAAGGCAAGCTGAACCTTCGTCGCCCATTTAAAGTTTCATGTTGTTCATTCGGGGTtcattccatatcaacatttgaatagggctaataaaatttgtaaacaaatttttgttattcTACTAAGGGTAAAAAtgtgcattttcataaaattctacTCGGCTgtggaataatgagcgaaacaagctagtttacaaaaatctcttaggcctttttgaagaattaatattgcattcatcgttcgctagtcgaatgagaagcatgttGATAAGCGATCAGACGGTGCGGTAAGAAGCAGGCAATCAGAAGTTTTGTCAGCTTCTAGATTGGTGCACATGCtatctttttcatttttattaccCTTTCTATATTTTTGGTAGCTTGCGTTATTTTGTGGTACTTTAAAGGTGTTTTTATACAACTCTGGTGGTATATTTATAGTGTATTATGGTCTTGGCatattgcatttattatttCTTAGATatattcatgttttttttatttttaacgtCATATTTATTGCACCCTTAGGATACTTTCACTGAATTTTTAAGGTACTTTTGTGGTACTTTAGGATATACTAACGGTAAGTTTAATGTATTCTAAGGTCCACTTATGGtattgtttatattatttttatagcaACTACAGTTATTGTATGTAATTGACTGCCCAAAATCCCATGGGATACGGGACAAATATGTACTTTAATGgtattcaatattttctaagGTATTTTTATATCGTTTTCATGCTTTCAGGGTAAATTTAGAgcaattttattgtaattttctggtTTTTATACTTTTGTAGTAATTTGGGTAATTTTAAGACATTTTTGAAACACTTTCAtggtattttttatagttttcctATAACTATACGTTCTagtatttttgtttcattttttgtacTTTAATTGAATGGTATTTTTATGATGTTTTTGGAACCTGGATTACCGACGATGGCGATAACAGCCACACTTCCGCGTTTGGCTATTGTAAAGCTCCAATGACCACAAGGGCTTGATCTGTCTCTTTCACCGACCCTACTTGGTGCGGTAGGTAGTATACCGTATCTTCCCCCAAATGTAATTTACCTCGTCCAGCAGAAGTGCCAATACACACACACAACCCGTCACATCCTGGGACAATACCAAATAGTCTGGACAATCGACTACCTATGATGGGAGACGTTTGAAGTGTCAAATCGTAACATTGCTGGAATGTGTAACACGCTAGCAAATTTCAAGTCCGCAGTTAACAGTTAGCTGGGCAAGGGAttagaaatcgacagtcttcactAACTCTGTTACCCACCGAAATACGATGagtaatgaacaaaaaaattagaTACCATACAATAATAACACCCGGGGATCTAGCGGGAAAATTAAAAAGATCAAATGGGTTGGGTGGCAGCTGCGGTTATGGAAGATCTCGCTTTAAAGGCAGGGTAGATCACTGtcgcgataatcatgtgttcatTCTGGGACGTAATCATATCCCAGGGATATCATAAGGGTTTTGCATTGGACCgtagtcccaagggttgcaagtTCGAATTTTGCCTCTGGGgggatttttttccacataattGCATTCACTTAACTCATAATTTCGATCTGTTTGCTCCGTTAGATACCACCAAAAATTCAATTGGTGGCAAGCCAGATCATGCCAACGGACCTCCTACCTTTTAAAGAGGATCTGGTGGATTGGCCTCAATTTTATAGCACTCACATGAACTCGACAAGAGAGTTTGGCTACTCAAACATCGAAAATTTGATCAGACTTCGAATCGCTAAAAAGTCGACTGTTGCTCCAGGCGCGACTttcgacgttcaaaatctgtaGCGCCCTGGATATTTATCCTGGAGGAttagtatcttcagcaaagtatctTGGATGGAAATAAGCATGTCTTTGACAACATTGATTTTgttctagataagtagaaactaatcttgatcagttctatcttttcaTAGTGCGATCctatcaaaaaaaatattcagttatttgttttggaatttttaacatgtGCCAAAGACGCTTATACTctataacctatgtagatggcgctacataacattaaaaaaaactcgattatatgtattttaacatttttttataaaaaaatctaaCAATTGTTCAATTTTATATCTTAGAAAATATACAATACACAAAAAGGTTCCACATAATTATAAACGTGATCTTAACATATAAAGGGTATTTTCATCATAAATATTGGGAACTAGAAATTATATCACGTGAATTATATATCtattttttcttatcttatgTCAGTATGAAAATAGCACCGATTCccccacttttttctcttcgttATTATACAGTTCGAGGTTCCGActagtcacaaacaaaatttcagATGCCGCTATCTGCTGCTTCGCggattattaaattttttgtggTACATATTGTTTCAATATTTATTATGATAACACCTTTAAATGTCATGTTAACATACCAATCTTTGGACCTTTTCTATTgtatattttagaaaaaaaacccAGATTTTTCCATAACAGTAATGTTAAAACTCAGtttctcgagtatttttttaaatatcatgtagcgccatctacataggttatagAGTATAAGTGTCTTTGGTACATATGttcaaaatattaaaacaaataGCTTTACTAGAGATTTTTAATAGAACGCCcctgtcaaaagatagaactaatctagatcagtttctattTATCtagatcagcggttctcaacctttttcgttccgcGGATTTCTTCGTAATCACCCAGGGTTGTTGCGAACCCCCACGGTTTAACATCCATTTTGTGTACAATccaaatattattttcagtctgttACAAAACGCAATTTATCTCAACGGACCCCTGGAAACTATTTCACGGGCCCCTCTGGGATCTGCGGaacccaggttgagaatcgctgatctatatcaaagcaaaagttgtcaaaaataatgctcattTCCATCTAAGATACTCTGCCGAAGACACTACTCCTCTAGGATACATATCCATAAAACTAGAGGTTTTGAGCCTGGAAAGCGGCATACCGCCCCACTCTACGGCGTATGTATCATAGGTACTGTATACGCTGTACATGCTCTACGAACGACCCGAATTGATCATCCAACTGAACAAGATCCGCGATACTCCGGTCAGATTGGACACAGTTTAAGAAACTTTGTGTTTCTCTCACTCCCAAAGGTGGAATTTGGTAAAAACGTTTTATGCATTAGGGCATAAAACCTACTATTTGACAGCCGTCAGAACCGCCATATAGTTGGCGCTAAGTCCAAAAAAGCAAACatcgaaatcgaaaaaaacCGGTCGCATTTTGTCAAAGactacatatcaagaagactggcaactctgtcaaGAATCTGGAGACGGTAACAGCAACACGTGCTTcaggtaaaggtggtactttatATAGTGATGTACGCACACATATCTACCTGTGCATTGAGCTTCCCACCTTCGTACACGCAGAATTTGTTTTATGCATCGGTaacatacttttctatctgcctctcgtttcttctgttgtaaattttatgcattggacatattcggtctatccactcattgaatgcttactagaagtatatgcatgaaaatgcataaaaatcacagtagaagaaaagagacgggaatagaaagtatgctaactatgcatatttttgtttatccGTGTACAATAGAAGCTCTGTATCCTGTGTCACTTCTCAATTGAATGGGAGAAAGAGATGGAGTCTTCAATTTCATTCGATTGAAGTAGGTATAAACGATTGCAGCGCTCTGTTGGTCACGATAACGCATTTATCTTACCACAAGACTTGCATGAAACTATGACATGTCTGTTGTAGTGGATTTGACATGACTTGCTTTTCGGTTACACTCTAATGTTGGCAAAGTTTTTTTATAACCTGAAAAAGTACTTGTAAATGAAGGTGTTAATCCATTTGATAACTGATTAACACCTACTGATTAACAGCTACTCCCACCTAGATCAATAATTAGATGTGTTCAAATGCCAATAATCTAGaattaaaaaatgtttctattGACCAGGTAGAACTTTAATAGGTTACTATACACGTTATCTCTATATGGCGTAGCGGAACCCCTTCTAATTCAATCAGCTTCGCAGCATGTTGTTTCGGTTTAAAACAGAACTGAGTCGGGTTCTAACCGGactgtcaaaatgtattaaCTGACAGTGGTTTTAGTAGGAACCTGATTTAGTTTCTGAGACAAACAAAAACGGCATTAACGTACAATGCAATTCGTGTTTTGAACGCTACGATTCGACTGACACAAAACCCCTTTCTGACTATGGCCTATGAGACCAGTACCGAAGCAGGGGTTACAACCATGCAATCAAAATCTGATTTGTTCGATACATTTATTTGACAATTCAACTGATCGAGAAACCGTTTTAAATTGAACATTAGTCAATAGTGAATAAGTTTTTCTGTAGTTTCAAGACCAACGCTAGCAGCGCTCTAGCGTTCGAAACGGCATCACAAGTCAATATCCAGCATGCAAGCTTGCAAGCAACTGTAACGGGTTGTTGTCATGGCTAAAACAGGATTTCCTAACATCGATTGAATTCAATTCTTACTGGAGCAGGCTCACACAGCTAGGTATATTGAGATAATTGAAGAACATTGCATGTCTTGTGATTGCCAATTTTTGACTTCGTTACACAATGATCTTTTAACAATCATTGTAAATGAAAGTTGCTGTTATAATATACCCTCAAGGAAAGCTATTATATTTCATAGCTCAGGAAATTCACCTCACGTCCACTGATAGGCAACCATTTCTTAaccgtaataaaaaaaaacttggcaAATTTATTTGAGGAATGTTTTCCTTTTGTTTAACCCTTTCTAGACCAAGTTTTTTCTACCATATATAGGGTTCcagaattatttttccttgGAACTGCTCGGGTTATGAAACACGAACCACCAGTTTTGATCGAGATATGTGTTTTTTCGCAGCGCAACAAGCTGCCCAATTTTTACAATCGAAAGCTcagtaatatttaaaatactccaattgcatggaaaagatagtcgaagaCAGTCAAAATTGGTAGGACGTATCAGgcttcaataatattgcaagacTACGAAGGTATACCAAAACTTCATTTTTCACCTTTAATTAAAACTgtccttggcagcactgcttcaacgGAATCATATCAATCCTATTGCAGTAACTTCAGTCCTACTGATAATCCTAACAATGTTGAGTACTCAATTCAAAGCCTCAGATATCAAGCTCACTTAATGTTGTAAACAAATCTTTTAGAAACCAACAGTTCTGTTTAAAGTTACAGAAATCTACAGACACCATAAACGGCAAGGGTTAATCAGACATCGCAGTCGATTAGCTTAAAGGACTATTTTAGGGATACGAACAAGCTGACAGTGAGAATTGGTCCACAGCAGAGGCCTGAACAGTCAATTAGAAACGAACAGGCAAAaaattatcatgaaaataaatACGTGCAGCGATTTTGCTAAACGAAATCTACGCCTTTccaaaataagaaatataaaaccGTGAAACTCGATATCTCGCAGACTGAAAACTAGTCTCTTCAGTTCATCTCAAAATTATTAAGCTCATAAAGCGTCACTAGCCTCAATGTTTACTCCCCAATCCGAGTCAAGTGAATCGAATGAAACTCAATCTTCCACCCACCAGCAACGCCGATGTCAGGAGAGCTCTGCAAGTGAAAGCAGTGTTCCGCTAGCGCCCCCTTTCTTCGGCAAAATGCCAAAAGCACCAGATGAGTGATCACTTTGCTTAATTGAATCAAAAGCCAACGCGTTCAAACAAACATCGACCGCTTGGTTGTGCGTGTGTGTGATTAATGTCCTCTGCTGTGTGATCCGATTTCGATGAAAGTACACAAAATCACTCACTCACTTGCACTCCGGGTAACCAACGAAAACGGAAGGGAAAATCCCGCTATTGATTCATAATGTAAACACTTTCCTGCTTGTTTCGAGGGGCATCTTTAGCAGCTCGTAAAACACACTACATATATACAGGCAGGCTCAGAGTAGTTTCTTTGTAGTTTTGAACTGCGCGCTTGTTTACAGAACAGAAGCGCATCATTTCATCTACGACCGGCGATTTATATCGAAGAGCTGCGACTCCGATTAAGAGATCAATTATCGCCTAACTGGAGATTTTCCCATTGCTTCAATTCCATGGGTGTGTGCTTGTGAACAATCAGTTTTATTCATGATGCACAAGAGCATGAGGAAATTTACGGAACATATTGAAAACATCACCGACTGACGCACTTGATAGAACAAGCTATCATTGCTTTGAGAGCCGAATTGATGTTGCTAGCCACTTGAAGTTCTTGAAAAGAACTTGCCAGGTTGACAGAAATGTGGATACTTgacagatttaaaattaaatcGTTTTGTGTTATTTTCTTCTTGTGAGATAATTTGCCTAGGCAATACTACACTGGAGTGAAAAAATTCAGCCGAATTACCCGGTTACAGTACTCGATTTTTATTAGCTTGTAATTAGAAATAGAAATGATCGATCGTTTTCTGACTTTCAATGCcgtcactgataaaacgacaattTAATTTCACTGGGTCGGAGCGATACTTCCTGAAATCACAGTATCAATTTGCATTTTTGGGAGTAAATTTCTGCTATATCAACAATTCATCGTTGGTCACTATCTCTTCACTTTTGTCAAACCTAAGTCCACTTTCATTAACATTTTCACTTCTCTGAATCACTCAATAACAAGATCAGTAACTATATTGCATATTGCACGAAGAAAGTCTTCGGTTGTGATGTCCCGTAAGAAAATCAAAACTATGCCAATCACCAAATGAATGCAAAATGGCCATTAACATGCGAAAAACCCGAAGGAATCACGACCGGAAATAATCGCCCATTAGAGGAAGTAGAATAAAGTGACAACTTCCGCGCCTCGTGCTCAAAACAAACCCCTAATTAGCAAACAATGTTTGACGTCATCCTGTCACAACCCTCCAAGTGCAACTTCCAACAAGGgacaatgatgatgatgatgatgacggtgATGAGAACAATTGCAACCAACAAAGGGAAAAGCCGCAGGCAAAATATAATCATCCGGCGACGTTCCTGCATCATCATTTCATCACCGCCGCCGCCACCACCAGACCAGCAACAATAGGGATTTAAATGAGTCCTCAATTATCTCGTTGACTCTTTCTCTCGGCAACCGCCAGTATTGTTCTGGCACGGGTGCAAATATATCTCGATAGCCGCTCGTCGGCTTCGATTCAAATCGGATGAGCGAATTAGCATCCGCAAGCGAACGATGGTCGGGTAATGGTAAGTGAGAACAAAGTGGGCTTTCAATTTGGAGAACCTCACCAACAGGACCGCCGAAAAAGACTGCTCGTTCAGTTCGAGTGGTTAAATACAATACGTTTTCTGATGAGGTGGCAATTGTTGCGGATTAAGAGTCTTTTATTAGAGCTTGTGTATCGCCCGAAGGAACAGTTGAAAATCGTGCGAACATCGAACCCATCGAGCAGGAATGAGAATCATTCAACTTTGGCCAGAAGTAAGTCAAACATGTCCGCCTCGCCCATCGAAATCAGGTGTGACAAACACTCTTACAAAACTCCACTCCACCTCATTTCACAATCGCTAAAAGTCGGACACACATCACCGAAGAGACACCACCAATCTCAAGCGACGCTCGGTTCCCCCTTCGAAACTCACCTCGCCAAGCACGAAGTGCCACAACGAAAAGAAAACGCCAATAAGAAAACTCACTCAACCGCAACACATTCCATCGCACTCACACAAACAACACACAGGGTTCGTACAAGAAAAATTTCTTCCTCCGCTCGAGTGTCCCCATACACACCGATGAATTCCCCGCACTCACTGTAATCCGCCAGCGGCAAACAGAACGGCGCCCAGCCAATCACGGCTCGGGCTCTTATCCAATCAAGAGGCTGTTTATTCTTTCGCCTCGCCTCGCTTCCACCGCTCACTGCTCCATTTTCCAGCGGTGGCAAAATCAGTGGTGAAGTGGTCTTTCGGTGGTGAATATTTTCAccctcgctctctctctctctctctctctcactagCCAGTCAGCCACTTGTTACTTCGGGGCGAATGTGTGTGGAGAAAAAAACACGTGCTCGCCTTCTTCAGAACGTTCGTCGAACGGTGGGTGGTAGAAGTGGTGAAATCGCTGCAGGTTTTATTTTCAGCTCGAACTAGCAGCGTACCGCCGACTAGTCACGGCGATGGAAAACGGAAAATTCATCATTTCCACTTGGGAACTCGTTAAGTGCGGTCGTGTTTTTGTTGCTTCATCTTGCTGAAAGGTGACTAGTGCTCTACGGGTTAACTACTACTGGTGGATGAGTTGATACCCGCCACCGAAAGGGGTTAGTCGTTTTGTATTCGCTGGAGCATCCGGACGTGCCGAGATGAGTTTGCAAACGTCAACGGCGAAATCGATCGCCTCGACTCCGTTTTCAATCAATGACATTCTGACGAGGTCGCGACGTGCTGGTGAAAGTGACCGCCGAAGCTCGGTGGAATCCTCCGGAAATGAGGAAGAACTTAGTGAATTTGCTAGAATGAAGTACTATAAAAGTGGTCCACGCTCGGGTTCAGATCATGCGGAATTCTATGGAAAACTGAACATGGCTGCCTACTATCATAACAACAATAATAGTGGGTTTAATTTGGCAAACCTACACCCGTCTCTACGACGAGGATCGCTGGACTGTTTCATGGTTCCGGCGGAACATGGCGAGCAACATTTGGGCTCTCGCTGTCACAGTGAGGTTCGCGAGTGTCAAGCGGAACGGTACGAGAAGAGGTCCGGTGGAAGTGAGGCGGACGAATGTTACCGGATGAAAACCGGTCGAAGCGATAGTCCCTTGGATATGAGGCGCTCGGTGGAGAACGATTCAGGTAGCTATGGGAAACCGTGGTAAACAATTAGCGTAATGGAAGCAATTTGGTGCTCAAGGAGTGGAAAAGCTTTTAAAGCTGATTC is part of the Topomyia yanbarensis strain Yona2022 chromosome 1, ASM3024719v1, whole genome shotgun sequence genome and encodes:
- the LOC131676919 gene encoding protein 60A, whose product is MLFILVLLAAAAVAAVQPVAAFSSATGFYIDNGLNQTVREKTVTLHDRQEIEHEILELLGLPDRPNEKHIHPSLRKSAPQFLLNIYHKFSEEGGGGRGKTRQKRSGGGGVGEGGFYSRSLFTIADERAIEESDVIMSFLNKGHRNMPKIRHRRYGERLWFDTSETGRDSGMVVYASLRIYKNSTVDRWNAITSGRSITVRASIIREYDPKRGEHTMEFLADQTVQHNYEGWLEINVTDAMVRWMANGIGNKGIFVDALYTESPQKNVRPQDLGLILSNKFGRYQPFLVSYCKAKELVKPITHSGRSKRSVVKVAKKTVRPKNPFLERWTQREKSCQIHTLYVSFRDLHWQDWIIAPDGFGAFFCHGECSFPLNAQMNATNHALIQSLVHSISPGRVPKPCCAPTKLNPISVLYHIDDANINLKKYKNMVVKSCGCM